TGTAAACGCATATATAATGGCAGCAAAAATTTACCGTACCGCCATACTCCGCTGTGAACGCTCCCAGATAGCTGATTGCTTTTTCCGGAGGAACCTGCCAAAACCTATATACACGGCTACATTCATGAACACAAAATAAAAAGGTACATACAGGTATTTTGCCTTGATGTTTTTCCGCGCCAGGATATAACCGGAGAGGGCAGCAAGATAAAATAGTCCCTGTAGTATACCGGTTATAACATATATACTATTATATTGACCTGGTATTATTAGCAGCAGCATGTTGGTGATCAGTGCCAGTAGCAGGCAGAGAGGTGCTAATGTCCATCTGAGCACCCTGTGGGAAATATACTGCCAGGTAATTTTGGGATAACGGAAAGGATTCAACAATGGCAGCAACCGGCTCATCGACTGAAACCCACCTGCACTGATCCGTACTTTTCTTTTATATTCTTCTTTAAGTGAAGCAGAAGAGGTTTCCATCGCATACGCATCTGGTTCATACATGACGGTATACCCTTTCATATTGATGCGGAAGGAAAGCATAAAATCATCGAGAATGGTGTCGTCCGGAAGCTGTTCGTACAGCGAGGTACGTATGGCAATCAGTTCTCCTGCAGCGCCCATCACGCTGTAAAGTTCAGCATCCCATTTTTTTAATGCAGATTCATATTTCCAGTACATTCCTTCTCCTTCAGCTTCCGCGCCTCCTGTGGTGGCCAGTACTTTCTTTTCCCCGGCTACAGCGCCTACACGCTCATCGGCAAAATGATCCATCAACCTGCCCGTAGCTTCCCGGTTCAACAGGGTATTGGCATCTGAGAAAACTACAAACGGAGTTGTTACCATGCTCATGGCTCTGTTGATAGCGGCCATTTTCCCTCCACGCTCAGGACGGTATAATAAAGTAACAGCCGGGTACCGGCGAACAATTTCATTGGTCTGATCACTGGAACCATCTGTTACAAAAATAAAATGCAATCGATCGGCAGGGTACTGCTGCTGCAGGGAATTCATGATCTTGTCGGCAATGAAATCTTCTTCATTATAAGCAGCTACCAGGAATGTTACTTCTGGCCTGAATACGCCGGTTGACGGGCGTTTTCCACGCCGTAACAAGCGTTTAACACGTACAGTAATATATAACAGGATAGCATATCCTATATAACTGTAAAAGACGATGAAAACACTCAGCCAGAAAAGCACGGACAAGATAAGCATTGTGTGAAAGCGTTTATTGGGATTGTTGGTATATGCCGCAAAATTATCACAATTTGTATGATAGACAACATCATTTTCATATTAAAATTTAGCATACGTTTAATTATTTTTCGCAGTCGAACCGTTTACCCCAAAATTTGTAACACTTACCGTCAAAAAATGATCGTTTACGAAAAAAGTAATGCAGGATAAATGGAATGTAATACTTTTGTTGTCGTAAGGGGCTTACAGCACTTACATAGAAAAGGAAAAGAAAAACCAGTTTCCTTCCCTCTCATATCCCCTGAAAAAACCGTAGGTATTTACCAGTAATAAGTTCTTGACCAGATCCCGTTAGAAACCTTCAGCACCTTATATCATGAAGATATAGGTACACTTAACAGTTTTTTAAATTGTTTGAAAAGAAGGTAATGAAAAAGACAATATTAGTAATCGATGATAGCATGCCTATGCGTTATTTGCTGGAGGCTCTTTTAGGAAAAGAATACAAGATTGTTACTGCACCGGACGGACTCGTTGCATTAACATGGTTGTTGAATGGCAATAAAGCAGATCTGATTATAACAGACTTGCAGATGCCAAATGTGGATGGATGGGAAGTGTTGAATTTCCTTACCGGCAGCTGCCTTTACCAGGATACGCCAGTGATGGTACTCTCTGGATATCACGGAGAAGAAGCCAGCGATCTGCCGGCAAAATATAACAGCGTTCGGGAAGTAGTTCAAAAGCCTTTTGATCCGATGCAACTGATGACCAAAATAAGCTTCATACTGAATAGTCAGCTGACGCTTTCTTTGGCACAGCAATAGCATCTCACCTGGAATAGCGAACAACCAATAC
The genomic region above belongs to Chitinophaga sp. 180180018-3 and contains:
- a CDS encoding response regulator, producing MKKTILVIDDSMPMRYLLEALLGKEYKIVTAPDGLVALTWLLNGNKADLIITDLQMPNVDGWEVLNFLTGSCLYQDTPVMVLSGYHGEEASDLPAKYNSVREVVQKPFDPMQLMTKISFILNSQLTLSLAQQ
- a CDS encoding glycosyltransferase family 2 protein; the encoded protein is MLILSVLFWLSVFIVFYSYIGYAILLYITVRVKRLLRRGKRPSTGVFRPEVTFLVAAYNEEDFIADKIMNSLQQQYPADRLHFIFVTDGSSDQTNEIVRRYPAVTLLYRPERGGKMAAINRAMSMVTTPFVVFSDANTLLNREATGRLMDHFADERVGAVAGEKKVLATTGGAEAEGEGMYWKYESALKKWDAELYSVMGAAGELIAIRTSLYEQLPDDTILDDFMLSFRINMKGYTVMYEPDAYAMETSSASLKEEYKRKVRISAGGFQSMSRLLPLLNPFRYPKITWQYISHRVLRWTLAPLCLLLALITNMLLLIIPGQYNSIYVITGILQGLFYLAALSGYILARKNIKAKYLYVPFYFVFMNVAVYIGFGRFLRKKQSAIWERSQRSMAVR